The Cloacibacillus sp. genome has a segment encoding these proteins:
- a CDS encoding tripartite tricarboxylate transporter permease, whose amino-acid sequence MLDTLIQAVNIVFKPEVLLVMLASSFYGIIIGAIPGLTAVMAVSLIMPIAIFLDPVPALAAIIACDAMAVFAGDIPGTLLRIPGTPASGAYTDDSYKLTQQGKAEMVLGANCFFSAIGGLFGLVVLVCAAPLLAEVALNFSTYEYFWLACLGLTCATFMTSQDKVKGIASLFLGLFITTIGYDSITGQPRFTFGSTELLAGIHVIPVLIGLFVVSEIMRRVSSTTPPAAAYNGRIGNIYKGIFKVWREHIPNFLRGNAIGVVVGALPGAGADIAAWLAYAISKKFSKTPEKFGTGHMEGIIESTSANNSALASAWIPAFVFGIPGDVTTAMVIGILYIKDLKPGPTTFLHHPEVIYSIFICFAIANVFMLILGYFSIKTFRHILRIPPFMLLPVILVFCIVGAFSINNSLFGVAIMLVFGLLGYIMEENDFPISPMLLAIVLGNLLEKNFIISMVKSNGNFMDFFNRPIAGSLAAVAILIWVFPIIRKIYRMAMAKAA is encoded by the coding sequence ATGCTGGACACTCTTATTCAGGCTGTGAATATCGTCTTTAAGCCGGAAGTTCTGCTGGTTATGCTTGCCTCATCCTTCTACGGCATCATCATCGGGGCCATTCCCGGACTGACGGCGGTCATGGCGGTCTCGCTTATCATGCCGATCGCCATCTTCCTCGACCCCGTTCCCGCGCTGGCCGCGATCATCGCCTGCGACGCGATGGCGGTCTTTGCGGGAGACATCCCCGGGACTCTGCTGAGAATACCTGGCACGCCCGCCTCGGGAGCCTATACCGACGACTCCTATAAACTGACGCAGCAGGGCAAGGCTGAAATGGTCCTCGGGGCAAACTGCTTCTTCTCCGCGATAGGCGGACTCTTCGGCCTCGTCGTGCTCGTCTGCGCAGCCCCGCTCCTCGCGGAGGTCGCGCTCAACTTCAGCACCTACGAATACTTCTGGCTCGCCTGCCTGGGACTGACATGCGCCACCTTCATGACCTCGCAGGACAAAGTGAAGGGCATCGCCTCGCTCTTCCTCGGACTCTTTATCACCACTATCGGCTATGACTCGATAACGGGACAGCCGCGCTTCACCTTCGGCAGCACGGAACTGCTCGCGGGAATCCACGTGATCCCCGTTCTCATCGGCCTCTTCGTGGTCTCGGAGATCATGCGCCGCGTCAGCTCCACCACGCCTCCCGCCGCGGCCTATAACGGCAGGATAGGCAACATATACAAGGGCATATTCAAAGTATGGCGCGAACACATCCCCAATTTCCTGCGCGGCAACGCGATCGGCGTCGTCGTCGGCGCTCTTCCAGGAGCGGGGGCGGACATCGCGGCCTGGCTGGCCTACGCGATCAGCAAAAAATTCTCCAAGACCCCGGAAAAATTCGGCACCGGCCACATGGAGGGCATCATTGAAAGCACCTCCGCCAACAACTCGGCCCTCGCCTCCGCCTGGATACCGGCCTTCGTTTTCGGCATCCCGGGAGACGTCACCACCGCGATGGTCATCGGCATCCTCTACATCAAGGACCTTAAGCCGGGGCCGACGACCTTCCTGCACCATCCCGAGGTCATATACAGCATATTCATCTGCTTTGCGATCGCCAACGTATTCATGCTGATCCTCGGATACTTCTCGATCAAGACCTTCCGCCACATCCTGCGCATACCTCCCTTCATGCTGCTGCCGGTGATCCTGGTCTTCTGCATCGTCGGCGCCTTCTCCATCAACAACAGCCTCTTCGGCGTCGCGATAATGCTCGTTTTCGGACTCCTCGGCTACATCATGGAAGAGAACGATTTCCCCATCTCGCCGATGCTGCTGGCGATAGTTCTCGGCAACCTGCTGGAGAAAAACTTCATCATCTCGATGGTCAAGTCCAACGGCAACTTCATGGACTTCTTCAACCGCCCCATCGCGGGCTCTCTGGCGGCGGTCGCCATCCTCATCTGGGTATTCCCGATCATCAGAAAAATATACAGGATGGCAATGGCGAAGGCCGCCTAA